AAAAATACTGTTATGACACACACATTATCAAAACCAATAAGATTTAAAGAAGGAGACGGTGCGCTTCACGGCTTTACCACGGGCAGGGTTAAGGTCAAATCCAAATTCAGAACTGCCCAAGGCAATGCATTTACCTCCAAGATTAACTTTCTTCTGGATCGCCAATTTACAGAATATATGCCGATTATGGTTTGGGTACTCGACCACCCGGAAGGAGTATTTGTTGTTGATACGGGAGAAAATGCCAAAGTGAGTAATCAGGGGTACTTTAAAAAAGAAGGCCCTTTGGCAAACTACATCAACACCAAATCATTCATCTTTGACGTTGAACCCGAGGAGGAAATAGGCCCCCAATTAAAAAGACTTGGCTACAGTGAAAGCAGCATAAAAAGCGTGGTTCTTACCCACTTGCACCTTGACCACTTCGACGGCCTACATTATTTTGAGACTACCGATATTGTGATCAATCAGCTAGAGTGGGAAAAACCTAGCTTCGCCCTGCCCAGTTTATACCCTGAGTGGTTTTCGCCAAGTACGGTTCAGCTAAAAGAAGCCAGTGACCGTCATTTCAAGCACTCCCTCCCGTTGGTTGCATCTGGCGAGATAAAACTAGTCCACACTCCAGGACATACTGTTGGACATTGCTCAGTACTGGTAAAAACTGCTGATATGCATTACTTGCTAGCCGGGGATATCACTTACAATCAGCATCAATTGCAAAACAATATTTACGCTGGCGGACATCAAAGCTTTAGGCTTTCCGGAAGTACCTATCAGGCAGTTAGAGAGTACGCCTCAAAAAACAAACTCGTATACCTTCCATCCCACGATAATCAGGCATTGGATAGGATACAGAACGATACATATTTAACGACCGGGCTTCGTTAATGAATGAAATATAAGGGCGAACAAGACTAACTTACTCCTATATCGTAGCCCACTTACGGAGTGTAGTTAGGAAAGAAGAAAACACAAGCCTTTTTTTGTATAAAAAATAACAAGCGGAAGCGAAGCAGAAATTGTAACAATTTATTCGTCACTACTACTAGAATCTTTGTAAATAGCATCAGAACATAGTAGTCCCGATAAATTGTCTGCAAAGAAATGAGGTTTATAAACTTTGAAAATATTATTAGAGATGCGTGGGAAGAGTACGACCCCTCCCGCAATGTAATTTCAGTCACTGATATTAGTGCTAGGGTTTCTACCAACCACGTATTTCGGGTAAAACTGGAAAACAACGATGCAGTTATTGCCAAACTTTCGTACTTCGGTTACTACGAGCACTTTGTGGAAGACCACACCCTTATTAATGCCCTGGCAAATAACCTAAATGCCCCCTACCATCACTTCTTGGCACGGTCGCTGATGAAAAGAAATCATCTCTATACCTACCAGTATTCCCAGTCTAGCATTAACGTATGGGTAATATTTTACAATCCGGTAGGGGTGAAAAGGAAATTACCGCGGGTACTAAGTGAACTTCAGATTAGGCGGCTGGGACAAGAGGTAGCCAAATTTCATCGAGCGTGCTTCAAGCTCAAGAATATTCTGCCCGATTGGTCTAAAACTATGGCGATTGATATTGAGCAGTTGCGTAAAATCTTAGACTCAGATGATGGTCAATTTGAGCACCGTATGCATATCAAAAGCATTCACCAACAATGCGATACCCTCTTTGAAAACATGCAGGAGTTGGGAGCCTATGATCTACCCGCTATTCCGGTATTTGTAGATTGGAATATCGGTAACTTTTCGGTAGATGAAGACTTTAACTTTTACTCTCGTTGGGATTACGACTGGTTTCGGATGAGTTCGCGAGTAATGGACTTTTATTTTTTTAGCCGGGTTTGTTCCTCCATCGGCGATCAAACGAGCTTTAGCTACCTGATTGACCCCTTGATGGAAGAGCGTTTTCTGTGGTTTTTGGAAGAATATCATCAAGTGTATCCGCTGTCGCGCGTAGAAATATTATTTATGAAAGAAGCCTACCGGTTCTTCATTCTGAACTACGTGATTAAAGACGGTCGGTACTTCTTCCACGAAATTTATGCCTCTCGTTTGCAGCAAGAAGCTCATTCGGTGTATTTTCCTGAGCTAGACCAGAAGTTCAGTGCAGATAAAATCTTGGCTAAACTGGGGTTGAGTGAGTGAACGGAGATTATTTTCGATACATCGTTTTTCCAAACTTGAACCTCGTAAAATTGCTAATTGCTAATTACCCTCAATTCTCGCTTTCAGCATTTTTATTAACTTCTTAATTTTCCCAAATGGATATTCAGTTATTTAAGTCTATTGCCGACCAATATAAAGTCATATTTTTTGATGCGTTTGGAGTGCTAAAAAATTACGAGGGATTGATCGATGGGGTTGAAGAAACGATGAATTATTTGCACGAGCGAAACATAGGGTTTTATGTGCTTACCAACGATGCCTCGCGTAGCCCGGCTGAACTTTGCAACAGCTTTCAACAGTTGGGTCTTACGGATATTACCGCAGATAAGATTATCTCTTCGGGTATGCTGGCCCGCGAGTATCTGGGCTATAAAGTAAAGCAAGGAACCGTAGCCTACTTAGGCACACCTGAATCTGCCCACTACCTGGAAAGCCTAGCGTTGAAAACAATTTCTATCAAAAATCTAGAGTTAGCTCAGGCCGAAGAGATTGAGGCGGTAGTGTTTATGGATGATGAGGGCTTCGATTGGAGTGAAGACCTTAACAAATTACTCAACTTACTACGTCGCCGCAATATTCCGGTTGTGGTTGCCAACTCTGATCATACCTATCCGGTGTCCAAAAGCCGAATTGCCATTGCCATTGGCGCCATTGCCGATATGGTAGAGAATCTCATTGGTAAGCGCTTTCTGCGGTTTGGCAAGCCCGACGCTCAAATGTTTGTTTTCGCCTACGATCATGTGCAACCTTTTCACCCCACTGATAAAAGTGAAGTACTAATGGTTGGCGATACGCTAGAAACCGATATTATCGGGGGCAATAAGTTTGGACTAGACACTGTACTCGTACTCTCAGGAAACACAGCTCCGCATCAAGCTGAACAAGCCATTCTCTCTACCGGAATCACCCCAACGTACGTATGTGACTCCATTGCCATTACGTAATTCTCTCTAGAGCATGGTTGTACCCTGGTTTAACTGCAAATAATGTAGCAGCGATACTTAACATCTCTGACGTATTCTTGAGCAAGGGAGTAAGACGTAAACCAAGATATTTCTAATCATATTTTCTAGAACTTAAACGCATCACACCCCGTTGCATTAATAGTCAATGTACACTAAGAATTTTTAAAAGCTGATTGACACATTTTTCCAAAATTGGTAGATACCTGAAACAGAAATAGTAGGTTTTAGGTGTAAGCCTCAACACATTTACCGTTTACAACATTTTTTTATTACACATGAAAAAGTTACCATTCATCGCCTCTATTGCTGCAGCATTCATACTTTTTTCCT
This region of Tunicatimonas pelagia genomic DNA includes:
- a CDS encoding N-acyl homoserine lactonase family protein, producing the protein MTHTLSKPIRFKEGDGALHGFTTGRVKVKSKFRTAQGNAFTSKINFLLDRQFTEYMPIMVWVLDHPEGVFVVDTGENAKVSNQGYFKKEGPLANYINTKSFIFDVEPEEEIGPQLKRLGYSESSIKSVVLTHLHLDHFDGLHYFETTDIVINQLEWEKPSFALPSLYPEWFSPSTVQLKEASDRHFKHSLPLVASGEIKLVHTPGHTVGHCSVLVKTADMHYLLAGDITYNQHQLQNNIYAGGHQSFRLSGSTYQAVREYASKNKLVYLPSHDNQALDRIQNDTYLTTGLR
- a CDS encoding HAD-IIA family hydrolase, which produces MDIQLFKSIADQYKVIFFDAFGVLKNYEGLIDGVEETMNYLHERNIGFYVLTNDASRSPAELCNSFQQLGLTDITADKIISSGMLAREYLGYKVKQGTVAYLGTPESAHYLESLALKTISIKNLELAQAEEIEAVVFMDDEGFDWSEDLNKLLNLLRRRNIPVVVANSDHTYPVSKSRIAIAIGAIADMVENLIGKRFLRFGKPDAQMFVFAYDHVQPFHPTDKSEVLMVGDTLETDIIGGNKFGLDTVLVLSGNTAPHQAEQAILSTGITPTYVCDSIAIT